Proteins from a genomic interval of Paenibacillus lentus:
- a CDS encoding S-layer homology domain-containing protein, with protein MSSFKRSYRRNSKKAVSAMLAATISLSAGGAVLADEPAGSSAKAGSNISNSASTAFTLFSDVQSGFWAEKYIYKLAAQGIIVGDAGKFRPSDSVTQQEAITMAIRFMNLSGELGNGDTVPEDLQISGYAKPYVELAIKKNLIDREEELASLKANESWGQKKASREWVAKILIRALDKDEEAKALGAGATGFADHNKISANVRGYVRLAAQLDITKGIEGNKFDPQGNVTRAQIATFFGKGGEHLNANYSNVYEGIVTELTDSKLTLYVDNQLKSFILDNRSVYFNKDSQLKISKSELKPYTKVMAIDKVGSAAYVEVIDAKQQLETTEGTLLRILNGNRIVMLVNNDLVEYTFDDTTAFLDQNGKKMAASSLTPESTIIVQRETYTTEMKPVLVQVKAALVSKSGTGTIDAVDVTGKKISIRDASGTVETFAVDDRTILLYQSQKLNNLSELRENSSIKYTVNNSVLDSLEVTQSVERTVTGTLLGLDQNGRLITFSNASGYPEVKLLADKTDIIVGGIADATLDDLIADLNGGDKIELTLDAEERVTKIVVQGRQTEQLNAAKVVNYDSKSKTLTVLDGNEKPHVFVLDDKTKVDYNSNQPNLAGMESILNKDRKINLSYIGSRALSVQMIYKYEGTFVSVNTSEKKITLLTSDNKTVTLPYQGTAPTIELYGKRATLSDIKVGDLVVAMLSANQDAVQTLALKSSAQFVVSSVETSYSRIRAVNGNNGLTESFYVDQATLTDENGNLIKLSNIQKGQTINVAFNGHKAVSLQVVKLTMGSVQNIDASTLTVKTFNGAIESFPLTSSVKVMRGTSVTAGIGGLTTADHVEVRKDSDGNLVVKVLTSLERKFSRYDANARELVVKRATIADDKYRFFVNADTYVHQGDTTISVQSFKVDDKIVLYFNGDRLVEIEKQ; from the coding sequence ATGTCATCATTTAAACGCAGCTATAGACGAAATTCCAAAAAAGCGGTTTCGGCCATGCTTGCAGCTACGATCAGTTTAAGCGCCGGCGGTGCCGTCCTTGCGGACGAGCCGGCAGGATCATCTGCGAAAGCGGGGTCTAATATTAGCAATTCTGCAAGTACGGCTTTTACATTGTTTAGCGATGTGCAAAGCGGCTTTTGGGCGGAGAAGTATATTTATAAGCTGGCTGCACAGGGGATAATCGTCGGGGATGCAGGCAAATTCCGGCCGAGCGACAGCGTCACGCAGCAGGAAGCAATTACGATGGCGATTCGTTTCATGAATTTGAGCGGAGAACTCGGGAACGGAGATACAGTACCTGAGGATTTGCAAATTAGCGGATACGCTAAACCTTATGTTGAGCTGGCTATCAAGAAGAATTTGATTGACAGAGAAGAAGAACTTGCATCGTTAAAAGCTAATGAGTCTTGGGGACAGAAGAAAGCGTCCCGTGAATGGGTAGCTAAAATTTTGATCCGGGCATTGGATAAAGATGAGGAAGCCAAAGCACTTGGAGCCGGGGCAACGGGGTTTGCGGATCATAACAAAATTTCCGCTAATGTACGGGGCTATGTCAGATTAGCGGCTCAACTGGATATTACCAAAGGGATTGAAGGCAATAAATTCGATCCGCAAGGCAATGTGACCCGAGCGCAAATCGCAACCTTCTTTGGCAAAGGCGGGGAGCATTTAAACGCTAACTATTCAAATGTGTACGAAGGAATCGTAACCGAATTGACGGATAGCAAATTGACCTTATATGTCGATAATCAATTGAAGAGCTTCATACTAGATAACCGCAGCGTATATTTCAATAAAGACTCGCAATTAAAGATTTCCAAGAGTGAATTGAAACCTTATACGAAAGTCATGGCCATCGATAAGGTAGGATCGGCGGCGTATGTTGAAGTGATTGATGCAAAGCAGCAGCTGGAGACTACGGAAGGTACTTTGCTTCGTATTTTGAACGGTAACCGGATCGTGATGCTCGTGAACAATGACTTGGTAGAGTATACTTTCGATGACACAACGGCCTTCCTGGATCAGAACGGGAAGAAGATGGCTGCCAGCAGTCTGACGCCGGAAAGTACGATCATCGTGCAGCGGGAGACTTATACGACTGAGATGAAGCCTGTGCTTGTTCAGGTAAAAGCGGCTTTGGTCAGCAAATCGGGTACAGGCACGATTGATGCTGTAGATGTGACAGGCAAGAAGATATCGATCCGTGACGCTTCGGGTACGGTTGAAACGTTTGCGGTAGATGATCGGACTATTCTGTTATATCAAAGCCAGAAGCTGAACAATCTTAGTGAACTGCGGGAAAACTCTTCTATTAAATATACAGTAAACAATAGTGTGTTGGATTCGTTGGAGGTTACTCAAAGCGTGGAACGTACGGTAACCGGAACGCTTCTGGGGCTGGATCAAAATGGACGGCTAATTACATTCAGCAATGCTAGCGGATATCCTGAAGTGAAGCTGTTAGCGGATAAGACGGACATTATCGTTGGCGGTATCGCTGACGCTACACTTGACGATCTGATCGCTGATTTAAATGGTGGCGACAAGATAGAACTTACGCTGGACGCTGAGGAACGAGTAACGAAGATCGTCGTGCAGGGGCGCCAAACTGAGCAATTGAATGCAGCGAAGGTTGTTAACTACGACAGCAAGTCGAAGACGCTGACTGTATTGGACGGGAATGAGAAGCCTCATGTATTCGTTCTAGATGATAAAACGAAGGTCGACTATAATTCGAACCAGCCTAATTTAGCTGGCATGGAGTCAATACTTAATAAAGATCGGAAGATAAATCTGTCCTATATAGGCAGCCGTGCGCTAAGCGTGCAAATGATTTATAAATATGAAGGAACCTTTGTCTCCGTGAATACTTCGGAGAAGAAGATTACGCTGCTGACCTCCGATAACAAAACGGTCACACTGCCATATCAAGGAACAGCTCCAACTATCGAATTGTACGGAAAGCGCGCGACGCTGAGCGATATAAAGGTCGGCGACCTTGTAGTTGCTATGCTCAGTGCGAACCAGGATGCGGTACAGACGCTGGCGTTGAAGTCCTCCGCCCAATTTGTAGTTAGTTCGGTGGAGACGTCTTATAGCCGAATTAGAGCGGTAAATGGCAATAATGGATTGACGGAGAGCTTCTATGTTGATCAAGCCACTCTGACGGATGAAAATGGGAATCTGATTAAATTATCCAATATTCAAAAGGGCCAAACGATCAATGTTGCCTTTAATGGCCACAAGGCAGTTTCACTGCAAGTTGTAAAATTGACAATGGGCAGTGTACAGAATATTGATGCTTCAACCTTAACGGTCAAAACATTCAATGGTGCGATCGAGTCCTTCCCGCTGACAAGCAGTGTCAAAGTGATGCGTGGAACATCCGTTACCGCGGGAATAGGCGGATTGACGACGGCCGATCATGTGGAGGTACGCAAGGATAGCGATGGCAACCTTGTCGTAAAGGTTCTGACCTCGCTGGAGCGGAAGTTCTCTCGTTATGATGCAAATGCAAGAGAGCTTGTTGTTAAAAGAGCGACCATCGCCGATGATAAATATCGCTTTTTTGTAAATGCAGATACGTATGTTCATCAAGGTGACACGACTATTTCCGTGCAATCATTTAAAGTTGATGATAAAATTGTTTTGTATTTCAACGGGGATAGACTCGTTGAAATCGAAAAACAATAA
- a CDS encoding ABC transporter ATP-binding protein gives MEVLRQLRGYYQERRTYLVLSILCLAAATGFGLVYPLLLRNLIDDVIRPGNYEGVLWIALTAVGVVVIKASLQFLHGFFGGRLGNYLAYRLRNACYEKLQFLSFRYYDKAKTGDLMSRLTGDLEAIRNFVGFGFAQLLNLVLMVVFGMIMMMSIHWQLTLITMITIPFLAAVALKFESKIHPAFQEMRLALSSLTTAVQENVTGVRTVKSFAREPYEMEKFSHRNERYKDNQIFASTLWSRFFPVMELLASISVAVLLAVGGTLVIKEQLTLGDLVAFFSLIWFIIGPMWGLGFHINNYTQSKASGERVLEILNQKVDVKDEDSAVDLDLENMQGKVEFDHVTFAYGNKMPAVTDIHFTAEPGSVIGFLGGTGSGKSTIIQLLMRAYNVNEGSIRLDGRDIKDIRIQSLRSAIATVFQETFLFSSSIRNNIAYGMTQVSMEEIIYAAKLAKAHDFIMEMPDGYDTVVGERGMGLSGGQKQRIAIARALLINPKILILDDATSAVDMETEHEIQSGFQEVMQGRTTFIIAHRISSLRHADEILVLDEGRIVQRGKHEELIQVPGPYQEVYRIQYADHLSRNNEGNEGKVL, from the coding sequence ATGGAAGTACTTAGGCAATTAAGAGGTTATTATCAAGAGCGGCGTACCTATTTAGTACTATCAATTTTGTGCTTGGCTGCAGCGACGGGCTTTGGACTTGTATATCCTTTACTGCTCCGGAATCTGATTGACGATGTGATTCGCCCCGGGAATTATGAAGGGGTATTGTGGATTGCTTTGACGGCGGTAGGCGTTGTTGTCATCAAAGCATCTTTACAGTTTTTACATGGTTTTTTCGGCGGAAGACTTGGCAACTATCTCGCTTATCGGCTACGTAATGCCTGCTATGAGAAGCTACAATTTCTATCGTTCCGTTATTATGATAAAGCGAAGACTGGGGATTTGATGTCCCGGTTAACCGGAGATCTAGAGGCCATTCGGAACTTCGTCGGTTTTGGGTTTGCGCAACTGCTCAATCTGGTGCTGATGGTCGTTTTTGGGATGATTATGATGATGTCGATTCATTGGCAGCTCACGCTGATTACGATGATTACGATACCGTTTCTCGCTGCGGTCGCTTTGAAGTTTGAGTCGAAAATTCACCCGGCGTTCCAGGAAATGCGTCTCGCACTGAGTTCATTAACGACTGCTGTTCAGGAGAATGTAACTGGGGTTCGGACCGTTAAATCCTTTGCCCGTGAGCCTTACGAGATGGAGAAGTTCTCGCATCGCAATGAGCGCTATAAGGATAACCAAATTTTCGCTTCGACATTGTGGAGCAGATTCTTCCCTGTCATGGAGCTGCTTGCTTCGATCAGTGTAGCCGTCCTGCTGGCTGTAGGAGGAACTCTTGTCATTAAGGAGCAGCTCACGCTTGGAGATTTGGTTGCCTTCTTCAGCTTAATTTGGTTCATTATTGGACCGATGTGGGGTCTTGGTTTCCATATTAACAACTATACGCAGTCTAAGGCATCCGGGGAGCGTGTGCTAGAAATTCTGAATCAGAAAGTAGATGTGAAGGATGAAGACAGCGCGGTCGATTTGGATTTAGAGAACATGCAGGGCAAGGTGGAATTCGATCATGTTACCTTTGCTTACGGTAACAAAATGCCTGCGGTGACAGATATTCACTTTACGGCGGAACCAGGCTCGGTTATCGGTTTCCTTGGCGGCACGGGCTCAGGTAAATCGACGATTATTCAGTTGCTTATGCGTGCCTATAATGTGAATGAGGGAAGCATCCGTCTTGACGGCAGGGATATTAAGGATATACGCATACAAAGTCTGCGCAGTGCGATTGCAACCGTTTTTCAGGAGACATTCCTGTTCTCTTCTAGTATTCGAAACAATATCGCCTACGGTATGACACAAGTATCGATGGAGGAAATCATTTACGCGGCTAAACTTGCGAAGGCTCATGACTTCATTATGGAAATGCCCGACGGATACGATACCGTTGTCGGTGAGCGAGGGATGGGGCTGTCTGGGGGACAGAAGCAGCGGATCGCCATCGCACGTGCATTGCTGATCAATCCGAAGATTCTCATTTTAGACGATGCAACGAGTGCGGTTGATATGGAAACCGAGCATGAAATTCAGTCGGGCTTCCAGGAAGTAATGCAGGGACGAACGACCTTCATTATCGCTCACCGGATCTCATCGCTTCGTCATGCGGATGAAATTCTAGTGTTGGATGAAGGGCGAATCGTTCAACGAGGCAAGCATGAAGAACTGATCCAAGTTCCTGGACCATATCAGGAGGTGTATCGTATTCAATATGCAGATCATCTGTCCCGGAATAATGAGGGGAATGAAGGGAAGGTGTTGTAG
- the nth gene encoding endonuclease III, translated as MNAAGVRHILDCIGTMFPDAHCELRHSNAFELTIAVLLSAQCTDATVNKVTDDLFQKYKTPEDYLSVPIEELEQDIRRIGLFRSKAKHIQNLCRILIEQYDGEVPREHAELVKLPGVGRKTANVVVSNAFGVPAIAVDTHVERVSKRLGLAGWNDSVLEVEKKLMKRVPKEEWTITHHRLIFFGRYHCKAQNPQCEICPLLDVCREGKKRMKKSLDRKDREK; from the coding sequence ATGAATGCCGCGGGTGTCCGTCATATTTTGGATTGTATCGGCACTATGTTTCCGGATGCGCACTGTGAGCTCCGTCACAGCAATGCATTTGAATTGACGATTGCCGTACTGTTGTCGGCACAGTGTACCGACGCAACCGTAAACAAGGTGACAGATGATTTATTTCAGAAATATAAGACGCCGGAAGATTATCTTTCCGTTCCGATAGAAGAGTTGGAGCAGGATATTCGACGTATCGGATTATTTCGGAGTAAAGCTAAGCATATTCAGAATTTATGTCGGATTCTCATCGAACAGTATGACGGGGAGGTACCTCGCGAGCACGCCGAGCTGGTCAAGCTTCCTGGTGTGGGCCGCAAGACGGCTAACGTGGTGGTCTCGAACGCTTTTGGCGTACCGGCGATCGCCGTCGATACGCATGTGGAAAGGGTCAGTAAGCGGCTTGGGCTGGCGGGCTGGAACGATTCTGTACTCGAAGTCGAGAAGAAACTGATGAAGCGGGTACCTAAGGAAGAATGGACGATAACCCATCATCGGCTCATCTTTTTCGGGAGATATCATTGCAAGGCCCAAAATCCGCAGTGTGAGATTTGCCCGCTGCTGGATGTATGCCGTGAAGGCAAAAAACGTATGAAAAAGTCACTGGACAGAAAAGATAGAGAAAAGTGA
- a CDS encoding NAD/NADP transhydrogenase alpha subunit has translation MRCISVYTDSFERFSDMFDQVIEIDLRENDERELEGITVSDSGEVPGHYLERMAVKPEVVVMKDKEKGITILQHGKVFEILIPSEDDLLELPSV, from the coding sequence ATGAGATGTATTTCTGTGTATACTGACAGTTTTGAACGATTCTCGGATATGTTTGATCAAGTGATTGAGATTGATTTGCGGGAGAATGACGAACGGGAGCTCGAAGGCATTACCGTTAGCGACTCTGGCGAAGTGCCGGGCCATTATTTGGAACGGATGGCCGTGAAACCTGAAGTGGTTGTAATGAAGGATAAGGAGAAGGGGATTACGATTCTTCAGCATGGTAAAGTATTTGAAATTTTAATCCCGTCCGAGGACGATTTGCTTGAATTGCCTTCGGTGTAA
- a CDS encoding dynamin family protein: METLTIGRDQRLHDRLGRFLDLYESGNDLKSYREIKDLEKKLEAKELTLAFCGHFSAGKSSLINRLCGKQVLPSGPIPTTANVAAIRNGERRAVLTRTEQAKTSNDDMTESEALRSEQIELNLDQLDDYCRDGNTYSMISLWDDVPILGRYGVLLDTPGVDSNDAGHALATTSALHLADVVFYVMDYNHVLSESNLSFAKRLADWGKPIYLVVNQMDKHRSNELSFEKYRGAVEHAFELWGIVPAGVFYISLKELSHPLNMLTQLEETITSLFNIRQRLLEFSVGCSLFHGAEQFLKRQDEADEEEMERLLEEIGGEEALLTVQHELSSLEQKLEENESYIDGLRVNFMKELDALLSNAHVMTPALRDAAALYLESRKPGFKTGLLFHGAKTEREKERRRDGFLGKLQEQTLAQVDWHVRDLLRRLGQGETLWSVEWESRLEAELPQAEEEWIAGPAREGALLSGEYTLRYAADVAAGITGRYRRAALALADGLLVELEPRLSAAQQELAAQREALLVRSGAAERLQALRAAAKDRAACIHAQLGERPSLPPGILPEVRDVAQAPPAGEAMLASGVAATSRAATSAAAGMAATTAASSTAATDGAAIAHAATGKTAPSAANATDNVATTAASGSAVTGAAPRAAAVISGRQRLGEAAAVLNAAAEALAPYPAFGSGVRELRARAAALRGGRFTVALFGAFSAGKSSFANALLGAQVLPVSPHPTTAAINRIIAPEGDMKHGQAAITFKTAEAMREDLAYSFEALQLGAWKESNWLSEVKKLRAPDVPPSGRAHFSFLKAAALGWEQNAPRLGSCELTGLEQFAEYVSEESRACFVAGIDLYYSCPLTEQGIVIVDTPGADSIHARHTGVTFEYMKNSDALLYVTYYNHAFSRADRQFLSHLGRVKGSFALDKMFFIVNAADLAATPGELSSVVEHVEGGLRAAGIESPQIYPVSSIDALESKQNGDMTKLETSGFSWFEASFFRFISEDLAGLAVNAARHELQQFMTRAEQWGRTLAKSEEEREQLKAQLASDRKRFMEKLGELASNDKTVEIAQETEELLFHVRRRLQYLAGDLYHEYFHPSLLQDDRGDMKRKFAASLKGWMAQVSLELEREVQATSLRLEKKCEELLASEARAWLVKLQQEIQVVPGLSIYANSVWSIPSIQEEGLEDGLKAASYWSYFRNPKSFFEGGGKQRLRDVLEEPLSASVKEAVQRCKNQLIQFYKEETSARFAVMAASFEAQWMEWQDSVSSMSDLVKADDSWKDVPQRLQTLYQKLH, from the coding sequence ATGGAAACGTTGACAATTGGTCGGGACCAGCGGCTTCATGACCGTCTTGGCCGGTTTTTGGATTTATACGAGTCGGGAAATGACTTAAAGTCGTACCGGGAGATTAAGGATTTAGAAAAGAAGCTGGAAGCGAAAGAATTAACGTTGGCGTTTTGCGGCCATTTCTCCGCGGGGAAATCTAGCTTGATCAATAGATTGTGCGGCAAGCAGGTATTACCGTCCGGGCCTATCCCGACTACGGCTAATGTTGCGGCTATACGCAATGGTGAACGGCGAGCAGTTCTTACCCGAACGGAACAAGCGAAAACGTCTAATGATGACATGACAGAGTCAGAAGCTTTGCGTTCCGAGCAAATTGAGCTTAATCTCGATCAATTGGACGATTATTGTCGCGATGGAAATACATATTCGATGATCTCCCTTTGGGACGATGTTCCTATATTGGGTCGATACGGCGTATTGCTCGATACACCTGGCGTTGACTCCAATGATGCTGGCCATGCGCTGGCTACCACTTCAGCGCTGCATTTGGCCGATGTCGTCTTCTATGTCATGGATTATAATCATGTATTGTCAGAAAGCAATCTGTCGTTTGCCAAACGATTGGCCGATTGGGGGAAGCCTATTTATCTTGTTGTCAATCAAATGGATAAGCACCGGAGCAATGAGCTTTCGTTCGAGAAGTACCGGGGCGCCGTCGAGCATGCTTTTGAGTTGTGGGGCATTGTACCGGCAGGCGTGTTCTATATTTCTTTGAAGGAGCTATCCCATCCGTTAAACATGTTAACCCAGCTTGAAGAGACGATTACTTCTCTTTTTAATATTCGGCAAAGATTGTTGGAGTTCAGTGTCGGTTGCTCGCTCTTTCACGGGGCTGAGCAGTTTTTGAAGCGGCAGGATGAGGCGGATGAGGAGGAGATGGAGCGGCTGCTTGAGGAGATCGGCGGCGAAGAGGCGCTGCTAACCGTGCAGCATGAATTATCCTCCTTGGAACAGAAGCTGGAAGAGAACGAAAGTTATATCGATGGATTGCGCGTTAATTTTATGAAGGAACTGGACGCTTTGCTATCTAATGCGCATGTGATGACGCCTGCACTTCGGGACGCCGCTGCATTGTATTTAGAAAGCCGGAAGCCTGGTTTTAAGACGGGATTGTTGTTTCACGGAGCGAAAACCGAGCGCGAGAAGGAGCGCAGGAGGGATGGGTTCTTAGGGAAGCTGCAGGAGCAGACGCTGGCCCAGGTTGACTGGCATGTACGCGACTTGTTGCGTCGTCTTGGGCAGGGCGAGACGCTTTGGAGCGTGGAGTGGGAAAGCCGGCTGGAGGCGGAGCTTCCGCAGGCGGAGGAAGAGTGGATCGCCGGCCCTGCACGCGAAGGCGCACTGCTCTCCGGCGAGTATACGCTTCGCTACGCCGCCGATGTGGCGGCCGGAATTACCGGCCGCTATCGCCGCGCAGCCCTCGCCTTGGCGGATGGGCTGCTCGTGGAGCTGGAGCCACGCCTATCGGCGGCGCAGCAAGAGCTGGCCGCACAGCGCGAGGCGCTGCTAGTGCGCTCCGGCGCAGCCGAACGGCTGCAAGCGCTGCGCGCTGCCGCCAAAGACCGAGCTGCGTGTATTCACGCGCAGCTCGGTGAGCGCCCGTCCCTACCACCCGGCATTTTGCCGGAGGTGAGGGACGTTGCGCAGGCGCCGCCTGCGGGCGAAGCGATGCTCGCCAGCGGCGTTGCAGCCACAAGTAGGGCTGCAACTAGTGCTGCTGCCGGCATGGCCGCAACTACGGCCGCCAGCTCTACCGCAGCTACAGACGGCGCTGCTATTGCACACGCGGCAACGGGAAAAACAGCACCAAGCGCCGCCAATGCCACCGACAACGTCGCAACAACCGCCGCCAGTGGCTCAGCTGTCACTGGCGCCGCGCCTCGAGCCGCAGCCGTGATCAGTGGACGACAGCGGCTGGGCGAGGCGGCCGCGGTGCTGAACGCCGCGGCTGAGGCGCTGGCCCCTTACCCCGCCTTTGGGTCGGGGGTACGGGAGCTGCGCGCCCGCGCAGCCGCATTACGCGGCGGCCGCTTTACAGTCGCGCTGTTCGGGGCCTTCAGCGCGGGCAAATCCTCCTTCGCGAACGCCTTGCTGGGCGCTCAGGTGTTGCCCGTATCGCCGCACCCGACGACTGCGGCAATCAATCGCATCATCGCGCCAGAAGGGGATATGAAGCATGGCCAGGCGGCCATTACCTTCAAGACCGCGGAAGCGATGCGCGAGGATTTGGCTTATTCCTTTGAGGCGCTGCAGCTTGGAGCTTGGAAGGAAAGCAACTGGCTGTCTGAGGTAAAGAAATTGAGGGCGCCGGATGTGCCGCCTTCCGGGCGAGCCCATTTCAGCTTCCTGAAGGCGGCGGCACTAGGCTGGGAGCAGAATGCTCCGCGGCTTGGGAGCTGCGAGCTAACTGGGCTGGAGCAGTTTGCAGAATACGTGTCGGAAGAGAGTCGGGCTTGTTTCGTGGCGGGCATCGATTTGTATTATTCCTGTCCTCTCACCGAGCAAGGCATTGTTATCGTGGATACTCCGGGGGCGGATTCCATTCACGCCCGGCATACCGGAGTTACCTTTGAATATATGAAGAACAGTGATGCATTGCTGTATGTAACCTATTACAATCATGCCTTCTCCCGGGCAGATCGCCAGTTTCTAAGTCATTTGGGCCGGGTAAAGGGGAGCTTTGCGCTCGATAAAATGTTCTTTATCGTCAACGCTGCCGATTTGGCGGCGACGCCGGGCGAACTGTCCAGCGTAGTCGAGCATGTGGAAGGCGGGCTGCGCGCGGCTGGAATCGAATCGCCGCAAATCTATCCTGTGTCCAGCATCGATGCACTGGAGTCCAAGCAAAATGGGGATATGACGAAACTTGAAACGTCGGGATTCTCCTGGTTTGAGGCATCTTTCTTCCGTTTTATCAGCGAAGATTTAGCGGGGCTGGCCGTTAACGCGGCACGTCATGAGCTGCAGCAGTTCATGACGCGGGCCGAGCAATGGGGGCGGACGCTGGCCAAAAGCGAGGAGGAGCGAGAGCAGCTTAAGGCTCAGCTGGCATCGGATCGAAAGCGCTTCATGGAGAAGCTTGGAGAGCTGGCTAGCAATGACAAAACCGTAGAAATTGCGCAGGAGACCGAAGAATTGTTGTTCCATGTGCGCAGACGTTTACAATATCTGGCAGGCGATTTGTATCATGAATATTTTCACCCTTCCCTTCTGCAGGATGACAGAGGAGATATGAAGCGGAAATTTGCGGCCTCGCTAAAGGGATGGATGGCTCAAGTCAGTTTAGAGCTTGAACGTGAGGTTCAGGCGACTTCACTACGCCTGGAGAAAAAGTGCGAGGAATTGCTAGCGAGTGAAGCTCGCGCTTGGCTTGTGAAGCTGCAGCAAGAAATCCAGGTGGTGCCTGGACTGTCGATTTACGCAAACTCAGTCTGGTCGATTCCGAGCATTCAAGAAGAAGGCTTGGAGGACGGTCTTAAGGCTGCCTCATATTGGAGCTATTTCAGAAATCCAAAGTCATTTTTTGAAGGAGGGGGTAAGCAAAGACTGCGTGACGTCCTGGAAGAGCCGTTAAGCGCAAGTGTCAAAGAGGCGGTTCAACGTTGCAAAAACCAGTTGATCCAATTTTATAAAGAAGAAACCTCGGCAAGGTTTGCAGTGATGGCTGCCTCATTTGAAGCGCAGTGGATGGAATGGCAAGATAGCGTGTCGAGCATGTCTGACTTGGTGAAGGCTGATGACTCGTGGAAGGATGTGCCGCAGCGTCTTCAAACCCTGTATCAGAAATTGCATTAA
- a CDS encoding GerMN domain-containing protein: MNKKIMLSGILVLLLTVTAGCGQKPEPMLGEREGNVSNYAGNSENGQMNQEPLNNPDAHGSGNSNESSPGQEQVKNMVIKAYFTDEQMDALIVKEKEISYSNEAEKYNQTLASLQHSGAPELLSLWEKVSFKETKLKDGMLTVDILLPDEARLGAGGESLALESLTEALFQFDEVKSIEVLVDGQPVETLMGHVELEHPILRK, encoded by the coding sequence ATGAACAAAAAGATTATGCTATCCGGAATTTTGGTGCTTCTGCTCACGGTGACCGCTGGATGCGGTCAAAAGCCAGAGCCAATGCTTGGAGAGAGAGAAGGCAATGTTTCTAACTATGCTGGCAACAGTGAAAACGGCCAGATGAACCAAGAGCCACTGAATAATCCTGACGCTCACGGCTCAGGGAATTCGAATGAAAGCTCCCCAGGGCAGGAGCAGGTGAAGAATATGGTTATTAAAGCTTATTTTACGGATGAGCAAATGGATGCCTTAATTGTGAAGGAAAAAGAAATTTCGTATAGCAATGAGGCTGAAAAGTACAACCAAACCCTAGCATCGCTGCAGCATAGCGGAGCTCCTGAGCTGCTATCTCTGTGGGAGAAAGTGAGCTTTAAAGAAACGAAACTTAAGGATGGCATGCTGACGGTGGATATATTGCTGCCGGATGAGGCTAGGCTTGGGGCTGGAGGAGAATCGCTTGCTCTAGAATCATTAACCGAGGCCTTATTTCAGTTCGATGAAGTCAAATCCATTGAAGTTCTGGTTGACGGCCAGCCAGTAGAAACACTAATGGGCCATGTCGAATTAGAGCATCCGATTCTAAGAAAATAG